The following coding sequences are from one Treponema parvum window:
- the ispF gene encoding 2-C-methyl-D-erythritol 2,4-cyclodiphosphate synthase gives MIRTTALRTEIQAELVILAAGNSSRMGGIKKEFLPMKGGTVLSQAARAFLEAYDFERIVISFPPGNYDGAKEAFFSDPVINSLLKTTKLFFVEGGATRQASVLNSLEQLEKENAAPDSIVLIHDGARPFVSKKLILDTIAAAKKIGAAVPAIRPVDTQKEVGKDKLIKRHLVREDLAAVQTPQAFLFAPLLKAHRNALKDGCVYTDDTEIWGKYAGDVITVEGDPLNKKITYPSDIVKDMENQTKNMIRVGLGYDLHALVEGRKLFLGGVHIPFDKGEAAHSDGDVLLHAITDALLGACALGDIGSFFPPEDNKWKDADSRFLLGNVWNKISAKGWQLCNLDCVIALEKPKFLPYRDEVRRSIAAILGTDEDRIFVKAKTGEKLGKIGRGEAVEAWANCLLVQSSGISRINSISVSE, from the coding sequence ATGATTCGGACGACGGCTTTGAGGACTGAAATACAGGCGGAATTGGTCATCCTTGCGGCCGGGAATTCAAGCCGCATGGGCGGAATAAAAAAAGAATTTCTTCCGATGAAAGGCGGCACGGTATTATCCCAAGCTGCCCGCGCATTTTTAGAAGCCTATGATTTTGAACGCATTGTGATTTCGTTCCCGCCGGGAAATTACGACGGCGCAAAAGAGGCATTTTTTTCAGATCCTGTGATAAATTCCCTGTTAAAAACGACTAAACTGTTCTTTGTAGAAGGCGGCGCTACTAGGCAGGCTTCGGTTTTAAATTCCCTTGAACAACTTGAAAAAGAAAACGCCGCCCCCGATTCCATCGTGCTCATACACGACGGTGCGCGCCCTTTCGTAAGCAAAAAACTCATACTCGATACTATCGCCGCTGCAAAAAAGATCGGAGCCGCAGTTCCGGCCATACGCCCCGTGGATACGCAAAAAGAGGTCGGCAAAGACAAACTTATAAAAAGACATTTGGTGCGGGAGGATCTGGCGGCTGTACAGACGCCGCAAGCCTTTTTGTTTGCGCCGCTTCTTAAAGCTCACAGAAACGCTCTAAAAGACGGCTGCGTTTATACCGACGATACCGAAATATGGGGAAAATACGCAGGCGACGTAATAACCGTAGAAGGAGATCCTTTGAATAAAAAGATCACATATCCTTCGGATATCGTTAAAGACATGGAAAATCAAACGAAAAATATGATAAGAGTGGGGCTGGGATACGATCTGCACGCGCTTGTCGAAGGGCGAAAACTGTTTTTGGGCGGAGTGCACATTCCTTTCGATAAGGGGGAAGCCGCGCATTCCGACGGCGATGTGCTCTTACATGCAATCACGGATGCGCTGCTCGGTGCGTGCGCGCTCGGCGACATAGGAAGTTTTTTTCCACCTGAAGACAATAAATGGAAAGACGCCGATTCTCGATTCCTGCTAGGCAACGTTTGGAATAAGATAAGCGCAAAAGGCTGGCAGCTTTGCAACCTGGACTGCGTAATTGCGCTTGAAAAGCCTAAATTTTTACCGTACAGGGACGAAGTAAGAAGATCCATAGCTGCGATACTCGGCACGGACGAAGACAGAATCTTTGTAAAAGCCAAAACCGGCGAAAAATTAGGAAAAATAGGCCGAGGCGAAGCGGTGGAAGCGTGGGCAAACTGCCTGCTTGTTCAGTCGTCAGGCATATCGAGAATCAATTCTATTTCCGTTTCGGAATGA
- a CDS encoding tetratricopeptide repeat protein: MYILSGSERRIDFSRKLKSRLSSGLAGIVFAALAFSGATVPLAAEAEYGAGNFESSAAEKLSPEAVPPEIFLFGEIQAAYNSGFYPGTVSRSEIFLRNYPFSTFLPQVLVFKGESLFRLSRFSEAKSVLEKALSSAKDDKKLLIASSYWLARTCLSLKDLPSARNLFYKAASGSKENEKSKFFYASSLFYAGKTCVFQQDYFSAAPLFEYVIANGPFYSPEEYEEAAVLLVDSYVRTRQFEKVLKIYPSFAAISPPVNERITLYAGDCQAALGNYREAYDLYEKVLAGSERALVVSALQKAYALSSSHPAEIKKDPGEILSSVGKKFSDSSDIIDEFWLRLAVDSFESKNYPKAKTCLSSISENAAEPVRHIRAVYNAELILKEGGSEIPAAAEADKKSGGANANSRSVKNSGGESLSARALAAETYLLPVLKEYENDLAGLESGLYEDVLKRLARYSALRQDWDACFKYLSRIKKPDADSLYWKALAEYKTGSTAAAVSSLETEIEGSAAWKHSGESRLLYALVLSALGSGSDGKSGSADGKNGDPLEKALAVFSDLERDSLLSDRMRLNYVNILIRTGKNKEAAAAARLSPLSEAPYYAALADFNLGDWNSAIKEFSKYLSDKNAEPKYKAFAQFYIGYAQYRNSDFAASYKTLVAFAGQYPSHELTWNAYMTSAAAAVQSGNLKGAESSAEDALKISISPSKRRKASLLCAGIYSDTGQFEKAASLLKPYSVQRDEFAVQCRYELAQIYEKDKKIKEADLLYASITEDFPRSTLTEDALYRRGELYYAAKDYNAAVKRFEEYIRKFPSGRFYDAAMYFCAESLAALGFTDKAVLQYELFLSAMPESAYRYAAVKNLCSLYRHAGDYRSALAEANRLLSEYGRQAKDDKIDDQIKELERLVAGSDIKIVQKISEYENSGGLNTPAGRKAGTELAALYSKSPDMQEKAISLSAQLLAVQKKNLDSESLFAAKNAVLLASYRRRQEKNAESAKLYLDAASYYRMSADEDSAAAALYGAVEAFDASSQYGNAKETAALLEKLYPESAQNMGAKRIVEKYRM; the protein is encoded by the coding sequence TTGTACATCTTGTCAGGGTCGGAACGGAGGATAGATTTTTCCCGCAAACTGAAGAGTAGGTTATCAAGCGGCCTTGCAGGAATTGTTTTTGCGGCTCTAGCGTTCTCGGGGGCGACGGTTCCCTTAGCGGCCGAAGCTGAGTACGGCGCGGGAAATTTTGAGTCTTCTGCAGCCGAAAAGTTATCACCCGAAGCGGTTCCTCCCGAGATTTTTTTATTCGGAGAAATACAGGCGGCTTATAACAGCGGTTTTTATCCGGGAACGGTTTCCCGCTCGGAAATATTTTTAAGAAATTATCCTTTTTCTACGTTTTTACCGCAGGTTTTAGTTTTTAAAGGCGAAAGTTTATTCCGTTTGTCCCGTTTTAGCGAAGCTAAAAGTGTCCTTGAAAAGGCTTTATCGTCTGCAAAGGACGACAAAAAACTTTTAATCGCTTCTTCATACTGGCTTGCCCGCACATGCCTGTCGCTGAAAGACCTTCCCTCCGCACGAAATTTATTTTACAAAGCGGCTTCTGGTTCAAAAGAAAATGAAAAATCAAAATTTTTTTACGCTTCTTCGCTGTTTTACGCGGGAAAAACTTGCGTTTTTCAGCAGGATTATTTTTCCGCCGCACCTCTTTTTGAATACGTCATTGCAAACGGGCCGTTTTATTCCCCCGAAGAATATGAAGAAGCCGCCGTCCTTCTTGTTGACTCATACGTGCGTACAAGGCAGTTTGAAAAGGTTTTAAAAATTTATCCGTCTTTTGCCGCGATTTCACCGCCCGTAAACGAACGGATTACGCTGTACGCCGGAGACTGCCAAGCGGCTCTTGGAAATTATAGAGAAGCTTACGATCTTTATGAAAAAGTTCTTGCCGGAAGCGAACGCGCTTTAGTTGTTTCGGCTCTGCAAAAAGCGTATGCGCTGTCTTCTTCGCATCCCGCAGAAATAAAAAAGGATCCGGGAGAAATACTTTCGTCCGTCGGCAAAAAGTTTTCCGATTCTTCTGATATTATCGATGAATTTTGGCTGAGGCTTGCCGTCGATTCATTCGAATCGAAAAATTATCCTAAGGCGAAAACATGTCTTTCTTCGATAAGTGAAAACGCCGCGGAACCCGTGCGGCACATAAGAGCCGTTTACAATGCGGAGTTGATCTTGAAGGAGGGCGGATCGGAAATCCCGGCAGCGGCCGAAGCGGACAAAAAATCCGGCGGGGCGAACGCAAATTCAAGATCGGTTAAAAATTCCGGCGGCGAAAGTCTCAGCGCCAGAGCGTTAGCCGCAGAAACTTATCTTTTACCGGTTCTGAAAGAATATGAAAACGATTTAGCAGGGCTTGAAAGCGGATTATATGAAGACGTTTTAAAACGCCTTGCCCGATATTCGGCTTTGCGTCAAGACTGGGACGCTTGTTTTAAATATCTTTCCCGCATAAAAAAACCTGACGCCGATTCGCTTTATTGGAAGGCCCTTGCCGAATATAAGACCGGAAGTACGGCGGCTGCGGTTTCTTCACTTGAAACGGAAATCGAAGGAAGCGCCGCATGGAAACACAGCGGTGAAAGCAGGCTTTTATACGCTCTTGTTTTATCGGCTTTAGGCAGCGGTTCCGACGGAAAAAGCGGCAGCGCTGACGGGAAAAACGGAGATCCTCTTGAAAAAGCCTTGGCTGTATTTTCGGATCTGGAAAGGGATTCTTTATTGTCCGATCGAATGCGTTTAAATTACGTAAATATTTTGATACGCACGGGAAAAAATAAAGAAGCTGCCGCAGCGGCAAGGTTGTCGCCTCTTTCCGAAGCGCCGTATTATGCCGCTCTCGCCGATTTTAATCTCGGCGACTGGAATTCCGCTATAAAAGAATTTTCAAAATATCTGTCCGATAAAAATGCGGAGCCTAAATACAAAGCTTTTGCGCAATTTTATATCGGTTATGCGCAATACCGAAATTCCGATTTTGCCGCGTCTTATAAGACCCTCGTCGCCTTCGCCGGTCAATATCCTTCGCACGAGTTGACATGGAACGCCTATATGACATCTGCCGCAGCCGCCGTTCAGTCGGGAAACCTCAAAGGCGCGGAAAGCTCGGCCGAAGATGCTCTTAAAATTTCAATATCGCCGAGTAAAAGGCGTAAAGCTTCTCTTTTATGTGCGGGAATCTATTCTGACACTGGACAATTTGAAAAAGCGGCCTCGCTTTTAAAACCTTATTCAGTGCAAAGAGATGAATTTGCCGTGCAGTGCAGGTATGAACTTGCGCAGATCTATGAAAAAGACAAAAAAATCAAAGAAGCGGACTTACTGTATGCCTCTATAACCGAAGATTTTCCACGTAGTACGCTTACGGAAGACGCCTTGTATCGCCGCGGAGAGCTTTATTACGCCGCAAAAGATTATAATGCCGCCGTCAAACGTTTTGAAGAGTATATAAGAAAATTCCCGTCGGGGAGATTCTACGATGCCGCGATGTATTTTTGTGCGGAAAGTCTTGCCGCGCTGGGGTTCACCGATAAGGCTGTTCTTCAATACGAACTTTTTTTGAGCGCCATGCCCGAAAGCGCATACCGCTATGCCGCCGTAAAAAATTTGTGTTCGCTTTACAGGCATGCGGGAGATTACCGATCTGCTTTGGCTGAAGCGAACAGGCTCTTATCCGAATACGGCCGGCAGGCGAAAGACGACAAGATCGACGATCAAATCAAAGAACTTGAACGGCTGGTTGCCGGAAGCGATATAAAAATCGTACAAAAAATATCCGAATATGAAAATTCGGGCGGACTTAACACGCCTGCCGGCCGCAAAGCCGGTACGGAACTTGCCGCATTGTATTCAAAATCGCCCGATATGCAGGAAAAGGCGATCTCTCTTTCCGCACAGCTGCTCGCCGTACAGAAAAAGAACCTTGATTCGGAAAGTCTGTTCGCCGCTAAAAACGCAGTTTTGCTCGCTTCGTATCGCCGCCGTCAAGAAAAAAATGCCGAAAGCGCAAAGCTGTATCTTGACGCGGCGTCTTATTACCGCATGAGCGCCGACGAAGATTCCGCGGCGGCCGCTTTGTACGGAGCCGTAGAGGCCTTTGACGCTTCGTCGCAGTACGGCAACGCGAAAGAGACGGCGGCTCTGCTTGAAAAGCTTTATCCCGAAAGCGCGCAAAATATGGGAGCGAAGCGTATTGTGGAGAAATACCGAATGTGA
- a CDS encoding MotA/TolQ/ExbB proton channel family protein: protein MFDLLRSGGLLMIPIFLCAVAGTFIIIERSYYFFSIKKRDGELNLLLDKSLMQNDFQTAQADCVAAGTPAAQVIKKALECRRWAEDDLKEAVSAEMNAVIPQFEHLLTPLGTIANISTLLGLLGTVTGNIKAFGVLSAGGSMGDPASLAGAIGEALLTTAAGLSVSIPALIFHNYFVSRVNRRIAEMESAVTSVLLRLSGRIH, encoded by the coding sequence ATGTTCGATTTATTGCGATCAGGCGGGCTGTTGATGATTCCCATTTTTTTATGTGCAGTCGCCGGAACCTTTATCATAATAGAACGCAGTTATTATTTTTTTTCGATTAAAAAGCGCGACGGCGAATTGAATTTGCTGCTTGATAAGAGTCTTATGCAAAACGATTTTCAAACCGCTCAAGCGGATTGTGTCGCCGCCGGAACTCCCGCCGCGCAAGTTATAAAAAAGGCTCTTGAATGCCGCCGTTGGGCTGAAGACGATTTAAAAGAAGCCGTTTCTGCCGAAATGAACGCCGTGATACCGCAGTTTGAGCATTTGCTCACGCCGCTGGGAACCATAGCGAATATTTCCACCTTACTGGGGCTTCTCGGAACCGTCACAGGCAACATTAAGGCCTTCGGCGTTTTGAGCGCGGGCGGTTCTATGGGAGATCCCGCTTCGCTTGCAGGCGCGATCGGAGAAGCGCTCCTTACAACTGCGGCCGGACTTTCCGTTTCAATTCCGGCTCTTATATTTCACAATTATTTTGTGTCGCGGGTAAATCGCCGTATTGCGGAAATGGAATCTGCTGTAACGTCGGTTTTATTGCGTTTGTCGGGAAGGATTCACTAA
- a CDS encoding SpiroCoCo family coiled-coil protein, with translation MGVFTILLSLILSFGVVLVFRYLDKDNNSMDKVRQYADKRMSDFDAYFKDKNHALMTVGAELDAKQTMSAAAVKRFEKQLAEFRQMTENLSEKTSVVDNLKQKTSEYEDELAKLVDMSARVEENLLRIQKASSVIDQVNARFDAQKKTADSIEKKLSVITADFAGKNAEQLKAIGSELLNRYQLRAQKLDESTGAAQKRSEELLAKLNADIASAYNSAAQKATQLEDTVFKHLSEKASARCESYKTEINRNSEEIKKQLSDTADFLTKAMAETEQREKSLQGRYESLLEEQNLAFDKQLERKFAELNSRIDESADRIRQTTQELAEEADGNGKTLEGIRASLESQIVRLQERYDSMFLEAVSDAENKEKTAYEKYREISERNLESYKNSVQEKINLINESAVSAAKSAEEKLSAVTASLSNLDARIEEYKKDLLYRLSNLEMSGQDLESLESAVRKAMDQTQNRILSDFTDFSAAQQKRQSDFELSIKDNSDRIAAELSALEKSLDSLKESAVSSVSEKLHGLEDSFDSNLRASAAKLSDELNEWKQDFDSRLGKLSGQYEDQRHAVESNYTEDLKNKLLALQERNKEFLTRSSSDIALAREDIQEQLEQVRSEMTGFMEQYRENLQQASSDSEKALKEASEAYNARIISQLEKKEKEILEDLKAFEEGVESRQKTGVSSIDAAMSEFNTWKQHLRQQFDEARSLFEEQLDGMKDAAAQKIEEAQGILDGSMEEYSSERQKKLDELSERIDSLDDKTETSISEYEDRSKNIVSEMQKMYEEMLKTTEERVRSQTTDSEQKIRALKNEIQSAGEENRVRQANMVMKMQNDANDFQTRMSELDKELKSIEVQMQLYEKAEQMKKQLDDRLTELDNRFDKIDLYRDDAEKLSAEYNGLLKLDNEINEKLLRFNSGRSQIENIESKFDKLLALSGNMDTKIKDLQTASDDLQEIQIAVRNFQNTLSGISDRYDRLEKKNEVIDRVASDVDKTFENLRELEQRLSNCNRQASSLPAEIEDVQKNVDLILASNGRINEAVEKLGSLHEILEEAERKTDAIKSERDGIGRSEARLHQLSQDIDTKFNLLARITKADLEKNPGKQSSGITPQDREAIKTLKRQGWKISEIARRMNHSETEIELILDMPDD, from the coding sequence GTGGGAGTATTTACGATCTTATTATCGCTGATATTATCTTTCGGCGTTGTATTGGTATTCCGTTATTTGGATAAAGACAATAATTCTATGGATAAGGTTCGCCAGTACGCGGACAAGCGCATGTCCGATTTTGACGCATACTTCAAAGATAAAAATCATGCGCTTATGACAGTAGGCGCCGAACTTGACGCAAAGCAGACTATGTCTGCGGCTGCCGTAAAACGCTTTGAAAAGCAGCTTGCAGAATTTCGTCAGATGACGGAAAATCTTTCCGAAAAAACTTCCGTTGTAGATAATCTTAAGCAAAAAACCTCCGAATACGAAGACGAACTTGCAAAACTCGTCGATATGTCCGCGCGGGTTGAAGAAAACCTTCTTCGCATACAAAAAGCGTCTTCCGTCATCGATCAGGTAAACGCGCGTTTCGACGCTCAAAAAAAGACGGCGGATTCCATTGAAAAAAAGCTGTCCGTCATTACCGCGGATTTTGCAGGCAAAAACGCCGAACAGCTCAAGGCGATAGGAAGCGAACTTTTGAATCGCTACCAGCTGCGCGCTCAAAAACTTGACGAATCGACCGGCGCCGCCCAAAAACGGAGCGAAGAACTTCTTGCAAAGCTGAATGCCGACATAGCGTCCGCGTATAATTCCGCTGCCCAAAAAGCGACTCAGCTTGAAGACACCGTTTTTAAACATCTGAGCGAAAAGGCTTCCGCGCGCTGCGAATCTTATAAGACCGAAATAAACCGAAATTCGGAGGAAATTAAAAAACAGCTTTCCGATACGGCGGATTTTTTAACTAAGGCAATGGCCGAAACGGAACAGCGTGAAAAAAGTCTGCAGGGAAGATACGAATCTTTGCTGGAAGAACAGAATCTCGCATTCGACAAACAGCTTGAAAGAAAGTTTGCGGAATTAAACAGCCGAATTGACGAGAGCGCAGACCGAATACGTCAAACGACACAAGAGCTTGCCGAAGAAGCGGACGGCAACGGAAAGACTCTCGAAGGTATAAGAGCTTCTCTGGAGTCTCAGATTGTCCGGCTGCAAGAACGTTACGATTCTATGTTTTTAGAGGCGGTTTCCGATGCGGAAAATAAGGAAAAAACCGCATATGAAAAATATAGAGAAATTTCAGAGCGCAACTTGGAATCGTATAAAAATTCCGTCCAAGAAAAGATCAATCTGATAAATGAAAGCGCAGTTTCTGCTGCGAAGTCTGCCGAAGAAAAACTTTCCGCCGTAACGGCTTCTCTTTCAAATTTGGACGCCCGCATCGAAGAATATAAAAAGGACCTGTTATACAGACTTTCAAATCTTGAAATGTCCGGACAGGATCTTGAATCTCTTGAAAGTGCGGTTCGTAAGGCGATGGATCAGACTCAGAACCGCATCTTATCGGATTTTACGGATTTTTCAGCCGCACAGCAAAAGCGTCAAAGCGATTTTGAGCTTTCGATAAAGGATAATTCTGACAGAATAGCCGCCGAACTTTCCGCCCTTGAAAAATCTTTAGACTCTCTTAAGGAATCCGCCGTAAGCAGCGTGAGCGAAAAACTTCACGGGCTTGAAGATTCTTTCGATTCGAATTTGAGAGCGAGCGCTGCAAAACTTTCGGACGAGCTTAACGAATGGAAGCAGGACTTTGACAGCCGGCTCGGAAAACTTTCGGGGCAGTACGAGGACCAAAGGCACGCGGTTGAAAGCAATTATACGGAAGACTTAAAAAACAAACTTCTTGCGCTTCAGGAGCGCAACAAGGAATTTTTGACCCGCAGCTCTTCGGACATAGCCTTGGCGCGCGAAGACATTCAAGAACAGCTTGAACAGGTTCGCAGCGAGATGACCGGTTTTATGGAACAGTATCGTGAGAATTTGCAGCAGGCTTCCTCGGATTCGGAAAAAGCTCTTAAAGAAGCTTCCGAAGCATATAACGCAAGGATAATATCTCAGCTTGAAAAAAAGGAAAAAGAAATACTTGAAGATCTTAAAGCCTTTGAAGAAGGTGTGGAAAGCCGCCAAAAGACGGGAGTTTCTTCGATAGACGCCGCGATGTCCGAATTTAATACGTGGAAACAGCACTTGAGGCAGCAGTTTGACGAGGCGAGGTCTCTGTTTGAAGAACAGCTTGACGGCATGAAGGACGCCGCCGCACAAAAAATAGAGGAAGCTCAAGGCATTCTCGACGGCAGCATGGAAGAATATTCTTCGGAAAGGCAAAAAAAGCTCGATGAACTTTCGGAGCGCATAGATTCTTTAGACGATAAAACCGAAACTTCCATTTCCGAATACGAAGACCGATCCAAAAATATAGTATCTGAAATGCAGAAAATGTATGAAGAGATGCTCAAAACTACGGAAGAGAGGGTTAGATCTCAGACCACGGATTCCGAGCAAAAAATCCGCGCGTTGAAAAACGAAATCCAATCGGCAGGCGAAGAAAACCGCGTCCGACAGGCAAATATGGTCATGAAAATGCAAAACGATGCGAATGATTTTCAGACCAGGATGAGCGAGCTTGACAAGGAATTGAAGAGCATAGAAGTTCAAATGCAGCTTTATGAAAAAGCCGAGCAGATGAAAAAACAGTTGGACGACAGGTTGACGGAATTGGATAACCGGTTCGATAAGATTGATCTTTACCGCGACGACGCCGAAAAACTGTCGGCAGAATACAACGGTCTTCTTAAGCTTGACAATGAAATCAACGAAAAACTTTTGCGTTTTAATTCGGGCAGAAGTCAGATCGAAAATATCGAATCGAAATTTGATAAACTGCTTGCTTTGTCGGGAAACATGGATACTAAAATCAAAGATTTGCAAACGGCAAGCGACGACCTGCAGGAAATACAGATAGCGGTACGCAATTTTCAAAATACGCTTTCGGGAATTTCCGACCGCTACGATCGTCTTGAAAAGAAAAATGAAGTCATAGACAGGGTTGCGTCCGATGTGGACAAAACATTTGAAAATTTGCGCGAGCTTGAACAAAGGCTTTCAAACTGCAACCGTCAGGCGTCTTCTTTGCCGGCGGAAATCGAAGACGTTCAAAAAAACGTGGATTTGATTTTGGCAAGCAACGGACGAATAAACGAAGCCGTAGAAAAACTCGGTTCGCTGCATGAAATTTTGGAAGAAGCCGAGCGCAAGACCGACGCCATAAAAAGCGAACGTGACGGTATAGGGCGGAGCGAAGCCCGGCTGCACCAGCTTTCTCAGGACATCGATACTAAATTTAATCTTTTGGCAAGGATTACAAAGGCGGATCTTGAAAAGAATCCCGGAAAACAGTCTTCAGGAATAACTCCGCAGGATCGCGAAGCCATAAAAACGTTGAAGCGGCAAGGCTGGAAAATTTCAGAGATAGCAAGGCGCATGAATCATTCCGAAACGGAAATAGAATTGATTCTCGATATGCCTGACGACTGA
- a CDS encoding type II toxin-antitoxin system RelE/ParE family toxin, producing the protein MWNVASSDEYDAWFETLDEECKEAVLERVLLLHRFGPNLPRPYADVLHGVKKYKNLKELRNQTQKHLLRIAYYFDSKRNTFLLIGGDKKSKDQKKFYKDLVTKAITILEEHERRIENERRNKNDEM; encoded by the coding sequence ATGTGGAATGTAGCCTCATCAGATGAATATGATGCTTGGTTTGAGACCTTGGATGAAGAATGTAAAGAAGCCGTATTGGAACGGGTTTTACTTCTTCACCGGTTTGGACCGAATTTGCCACGGCCGTATGCTGATGTCCTGCATGGAGTAAAAAAATATAAGAATTTAAAGGAGCTTAGGAATCAAACACAAAAGCATTTACTTAGGATAGCGTATTACTTTGATTCAAAAAGAAATACGTTTTTGCTGATCGGCGGTGACAAAAAAAGTAAAGATCAGAAAAAGTTTTATAAAGATCTGGTTACAAAAGCAATTACAATTCTTGAGGAACATGAACGGAGAATAGAAAATGAAAGACGCAATAAAAATGATGAAATGTAA
- a CDS encoding helix-turn-helix domain-containing protein — MKDAIKMMKCKMSPESVKRAQIKAERDIMAIRLAELREERNVKQSEMTNFTQSSVSKIEKRKDIKISTLIDYLDSLGMGLEIITYPKMSDSKSMEKVLLKV; from the coding sequence ATGAAAGACGCAATAAAAATGATGAAATGTAAAATGTCGCCTGAATCCGTAAAACGCGCGCAGATAAAGGCGGAGCGGGATATTATGGCCATAAGATTAGCCGAACTTCGTGAAGAAAGAAACGTAAAACAGTCGGAAATGACAAATTTTACTCAGTCATCAGTTTCAAAAATCGAAAAGAGAAAAGATATAAAAATTTCAACATTGATAGATTATCTGGATAGTTTGGGGATGGGGCTTGAAATAATTACTTATCCTAAAATGTCGGATTCAAAGAGCATGGAAAAAGTTTTGCTAAAAGTGTAG
- a CDS encoding HAD family hydrolase, which translates to MKDFEVIAFDIDGTLYPSWRLNLKIFPYILSHLRFFLQYGKVRKILHRTAPLADFFEYQARLLAIEMKCTAAEAKEKIDTIVYKGLRPFFDSLTPYKNVEETFRKLKEAGYRLAILSDFPPEQKGAIWGVIPYCETVLGTETIGALKPSKYPFGILSMVLKVPPEKILYVGNSIRFDVNGAKNAGMKTAYLEPWYRRLFHIKCPSADICFADYRKFQDIILEGTPGN; encoded by the coding sequence ATGAAAGATTTTGAGGTAATAGCTTTTGATATAGACGGTACTCTGTATCCTTCCTGGCGGCTTAACTTAAAAATATTTCCATATATCCTTTCTCATCTGCGTTTTTTTTTACAGTACGGTAAGGTAAGAAAAATTCTTCACAGGACGGCTCCGCTGGCGGATTTTTTTGAATATCAGGCAAGGCTTTTGGCAATAGAGATGAAGTGTACCGCTGCGGAAGCAAAAGAAAAGATCGACACTATTGTGTACAAGGGGCTTAGACCTTTTTTTGATTCTTTAACCCCTTACAAAAATGTTGAAGAGACTTTCCGTAAATTAAAAGAAGCGGGTTACAGGCTTGCGATTTTGTCCGATTTTCCGCCCGAACAAAAGGGAGCTATCTGGGGAGTTATACCGTATTGCGAAACTGTTTTAGGAACGGAAACTATCGGCGCTCTTAAACCGTCCAAATATCCGTTCGGAATTTTATCGATGGTGCTTAAGGTCCCTCCCGAAAAAATACTTTACGTTGGAAACAGTATTCGTTTCGATGTGAACGGCGCAAAAAACGCCGGGATGAAGACCGCTTATCTTGAACCGTGGTATCGGAGGCTGTTTCATATAAAATGTCCTAGCGCCGATATTTGTTTTGCCGATTACAGGAAGTTTCAGGACATCATATTGGAAGGAACGCCGGGAAATTGA
- a CDS encoding ExbD/TolR family protein: MRVKRRNGLKASVDLVPMIDVVFQLILFFLVSTTFAVLPGISVALPESSTAKSVASAGITITAEKNGDMYFNELKVSYRALDENLAAFDTGEKLREEYPVTLEADSEVTNGTIVRIFDVLRKNGFSAVNLRTTKK; encoded by the coding sequence ATGCGCGTAAAACGAAGAAACGGTTTAAAAGCCAGCGTCGACCTTGTTCCCATGATAGACGTGGTTTTTCAGCTTATACTTTTTTTTCTTGTCTCGACGACTTTTGCAGTGCTGCCGGGTATAAGCGTAGCCCTGCCTGAAAGTTCTACGGCAAAATCGGTCGCCTCCGCAGGAATAACGATCACTGCGGAAAAAAACGGCGATATGTATTTTAACGAACTTAAAGTCTCTTACCGGGCTTTGGATGAAAACCTCGCCGCTTTTGACACCGGAGAGAAGCTTAGGGAAGAATATCCTGTCACCCTTGAAGCCGACAGTGAAGTTACCAACGGGACTATCGTGCGTATTTTTGACGTATTAAGAAAAAACGGATTTTCCGCGGTAAATCTCAGGACGACTAAAAAATGA